The Oncorhynchus mykiss isolate Arlee chromosome 17, USDA_OmykA_1.1, whole genome shotgun sequence genomic interval atcaactcccgagatgaggctggtgtaaccgaagtgaaatggctggctagttagcgcgcgctaatagcgtttcaaactgcACTCACTCTGAGCAttggtggttgtttcccttgctctgcatgggtaaccctgcttcgatgtggtggctgttgtcgtggTGTTgatggttcgagcccagggaggagcgaggagagggacggaagctatactgttacactggcaatactaaagtgactataagaacatccaatagtcaacggttaattaaatacaaacggtatagagggaaatagtcctataattcctataataactacaacctaaaacttcttacctgggaatattgaagactcatgttaaaaggagccaccagctttcatatgttctcatgttctgagcaaggaactgaaatgttagctttcttacaaagcacatattgcacttttactttcttctccaacactttgtttttgcattatttaaaccaaattgaacatgtttcattatttacttgaggctaaatagattttattgatgtaatatactaagttaaaataagtgttcattcagtattgttgtaattgtcattattacaaatacaaatacaaaaaaatatataaatatcggcgttgaaaaatcataatcggtcgacctctagtctctaGTGAGAATTGTTTTTGAGAAAAATGTTGGTACAGTGTGCCCTTCTGAACACGACTGGCATCATTACAGTGATACATACCATACTTTGTTGCAGATTTGCCCAGGCTGGAACCCAGCAGTAGCCGGCCATCGGACGAGGTTCCACAGCCGTTACACACAGGGATGGGCACTGAGGACGACTGGGCCAGGGGCAGAGGAATGTTAGGCCACAACTTGTCTGCAGGCTGAACACGTGGAAAGAACAAGTTATAATTCTGTAGTCAGACAAAACAACTCATGTCTTCAAATGTTGTAATATTGTAGAGTCAGGGATGGGCAAAGAGTCATTTCTAAATGATGGGCAAATGACACAAATTGTAACTTGTATGCATGTAACTGAACAAAGTACTGCCCGTTCCTGTATACAAGTGACACCCAATCCAATGGAGTGCCACCACCACAGTGAACAAAGAGAATTCCACCAACCTTCGTCAAACAATCCCGGCAGTAGTGCGCCCCGGTGCGACAAACTGTGCGTTCAAGATTGAAGTGCATAGCATTAGAAGAACAGATATGTCCCGAGGTGGGTATGTGGGGGTCACTGTGTGCTGCCAATGATCTCTGGACCCCCAGAGTGGCAGGGTTGTAATCACCACCACTGGGGTAATACCCAGCGGGAGTACCCAGGTTACAAGTCCtatggtggggggtagagagggtgGCGGAGGTGGTATTGAATTTAGACTCGTTGTAGGGTAAAGGGATGGAGGGGTAAGAGTGGAGAGGTCTGAGAAGGCCTCCTGTACAGCAGGAGCATGGTAGGTGGGAGTGAGACTGAAAGGATAGGGGCTGGGACGTGGTGTCTACAGAGGGGATGTGGAGTTTGTAGCTCCCAGAGGGGAGTAGCGTGGCTCTGGCATCCCCTCCACCAAGGCTGGGGAAGTGCGGGTGTGAGTTGAGGGTGGTTGCCGTTATTTGACTGGCTCCTAGCCTGCTGAAAGAGGCTTCCTGAGAACTTGGAGGGAGGTAGAGTGGGACACCACTGCTGACACCGACACCACTACTAATACTAGCGCTACCTCCACCACTAACAACCCCATAACCACCCCAACCTAATGGGTCTGTGCTGCAGTGCTCACAGTGAGTGCACACGCTTACTTTGGGACTACCCCCCTGTTGTGGTAGTTGTTGGAGTGAGTCTTGCggaagaggagacagacagggggggggaagagggaggggggcgAGGGGGAAGGGCTGGGAGGCAGCGGTATGATGCGGAGGAGGAGGCAGATCTTTCAGCTCCAATACTGGCTTTCTGTTGTCCATGTAATCGTTCTGAGAAAAGAAGTTAAAACAAAAAGGTTATTTCTAAACTAAAATGTTATTTCTAAACTAAACAAAAATGTTATTTCTAaactaaacaaacaaaaaggtTATTTCTCAGCATTATCATTTCATGCTTACTActtatttttgtacttttttaTTTGCCATTTGATTCCTGATTGATATTGTACGGCATTGTTGAGGAGagttagtaagcatttccctgaGCAGTGCTCACGTGaccaataaacgttgatttgatggGGAAATGTATTCTAGGTTTACCCTGACCCATCTTTGTACAACTTACACCTCAGCTCTACTACACACGTGGCGTTGCATTGCCTTCAGCGCCATGTCAATGTGACTTTCTACCTGCTACACAGAACATTGTTTTGAGAGCGGAGAGTCTTATTTTCCCCTACTGTACCATATTCATAGATTATGCACAAGTACAATAGCTTTGGTCCAGGTTTTTGCAGGTACTCATGAAATTATTGCTAGTGGTTGTACCAAATGATCCTCCAATTACACAAGCTGATtttggtagctagctagtagcttcTTGACTTCATAAATCTTAGTACAATAACCAGTGGTGTATAGTCGAGGGCATATGCAACCAAAAATCAACCTTTTTCACTCGAGAATTGAACCTCTGCGATTCTTGAGCTTGGAGGCTGCCGTTGGACGGGAGGCAAAGGCGAGCGCAACGCGGCAGTATAGCAGCTTTCATTGACGTCAAAGGAAGCATTTCCTCAATGGCTGATGGCAATGCTGGATGCCCGATGTCTATAGCATAGCAGAGCCGTAAGATGGTAGAGAAAACGAGGTTGATGAATGTAAGCCAGTTCACTGATAAGAGTAAAGAGATGTGTGCCTAACACGTCAGATAGTGGCCTTGGGAGGATTCACGATATGTAATAAGAGGAACTATCATTCTAGAACAACCAAGTTCAGGAATAAACAGTCTCTGGCTTTTGAAGCCTATCTAAAATGACTGGAGGCAGCAATGTACATAGTTATGACTAAAATGCTACATTTCACTATTATGTTTGTAACCTTTTTTaactttcatttaaaaaaaaggcaagtagtttaaagaacaaattcttatttacaataacggcctaccccggccaaaccctcctctgacggcggtgggccaattgtgcaccaccttatgggactcccgatcacggccggttgtgacacagctcgggatcgaacccgggtctctaatgacgcctctagcgccttagactgctgcgccactcaggatctATAAATCCTCTTTTATTACACAGACTTCACTCTCCACAATTCACACACTGCTTCCTCTCAAAGCTTCAAATTAATTGGTCCCTCCATGTTGAAATCAGTATCTTCCATGTCTACCCCTAATAATACGATTGATTAGAGCTGGGAAGAGAAACCACAAATTGACACCGACCACTTATCGTGGACATTTAGCTGATATCGTTCATTACCTGATAGGGACTTATTAAATAAGTTTGCTTATGTGGGCGATTGTCAATGGGACAATTGATAGCTACACCATTTAAAGTAGTAGTAACTTTAActtatttgggatagggggcggtattttgacgtccggatgaaaagcgtgcccaaagtaaactgcctgctactcaggcccagaagctaggatatacatataattggtagatttggatagaaaacactctaaagtttctaaaactgttaaaataatgtctgtgagtataacataactgaaatggcaggcgaaaccccgaggacaaaacatcaccccccccccccccccccccccctaccactTTTATAATAGGGCGAAATCGTgcccgattgcagttcctagggcttccagaCTTTAGAAAGCGTTTCAGGCTGGTTCTTGGAAAAATAGCCGGAAATTGTattttttctaggtggctcccattttgggtGTAGTGTTTTCAGtgtctgcaatttcaccggaaggTGTAGAAATGGGACGCTAACGTCCCAACTAATCCGCAAGCAGTTAAGGCCCTTAAAAAAGAAAATGGTACGCATAAATGTAAAAACCCTACATTCAATGTATCGTTAGTGACAATTCAGTCAATTTATTGACTGATGGGGGTTTTGTATTTCATACCCATCATAGAACGTAAACTATCATTGGTCTCTGGGTACAATATGCCAATACTTAATTGAAGCAGAATGTAATGTTCTCTTGGGCTGAGATGTTACATACTTGTTTGTCTGTGTTGTAACTTGGGGTGTTTTGCTGCTCGGAGGTGGAGAAGCAGTCTGTGAGTTTCCAGAGCCGGGACGAGGCCTCTTTCTCGGGATGACTGAGCCATGGGAAGGGCCTAGAACTGCATATGGATCTCTCCTTTCCCAGTCCTTCCATCATACAACCTAGCAAAGCCTTTCACCATCTCGCTTCCTTCTCATGCTTCCCTAAGATAGAGAAAAGAGGAAGCcctttgttttaaatgtttcCAAGTTGGTCTTCATAACTTTCCACTGGCTGCAATAGGGTAGCTAACATTATCTAGCTAGCAACCACCACAGAATGTTTAAACCTACCCCCAAAGGGCTCTACAGAGCTACCATTTCAGGGGCATAAGCTCCTAAATATTTAGTTGTGCTGCCTGAAATTATAACTTGGGAGCACAGTGCCCCTAAAAAACAGAATCCAGGTAATAATTGTTGACATGATTTCTTCGCTGTCCCACAGCCGCAGTAGTATGCAAACATGTGGTGGCACAGAAAGGAAAAGGTAGCTTCTTCAGGAGATGAGCTTCAAAACTAGCTAGGattcatgtatttattattttagtcatttagcacacTTATCTCGAGCAGCTTATAGGAGCAATTAGCATTAAGTGCTCATATTTTTCACcaagtcagcttggggattcgaaccagcaacctttcggttactgccccaacactcttaaccactaggctacctgccacctttaTATATGCCTACTGTAGGCTCTTAAAAATCTTCTAGGTTTATTCAATTACAATAAACCCTGTATTTTTGCTGGCAAGTCTTATCAATGAAAGGGCAATCTGCAAttacttcactcatgctgccaaacatacccttgtaaaactgaccatcctaccaatcctcgactttggcgatgtcatttacaaaatagcctccaataccctactcaacaaattggatgcagtctatcacagtgcaatccgttttgtcaccaaagccccatatactacccaccattgcgacctgtacgctctcgttggctggccctcgcttcatactcgtcgccaaacccactggctccatgtcatctacaagaccctgctaggtaaagtccccccttatctcagctcgctggtcaccatagcatctcccacctgtagcacacgctccagcaggtatatctctctagtcacccccaaaaccaattctttctttggccgcctctctttccagttctctgctgccaacgactggaacgagctacaaaaatctgaaactggaaacacttatctccctcactagctttaagcaccaactgtcagagcagctcacagattactgcacctgtacatagcccacctataatttagcccaaacaactacctctttcccaactgtatttcatttatttattttgctcctttgcaccccattatttttatttctactttgcacattcttccattgcaaaactaccattccagtgttttacttgctatattgtatttaccttgccaccatggccttttttgcctttacctcccttctcacctcatttgctcacattgtatatagacttgtttatactgtattattgactgtatgtttgttttactccatgtgtaactctgtgtcgttgtatctgtcgaactgctttgctttatcttggccaggtcgcaattgtaaatgagaacttgttctcaacttgcctacctggttaaataaaggtaaataaataaataaaaattactaCAAATGTTGGGACATAAATAAATTATAAACCCATTGATTCCTGAAGAGTATAACTTAAACTGCCCAGcgagcttagtttaactgtcaTAACCCATCAAAATCCAAAATatgtttcccccatgtttgtaaacaaagtaaatgtaaacaaaacacTATAGCctcaaacatggttacaactgTACTTTTATATCATGATGGTCGGTCTGTGAATTTAAGTGTGGTTACATTTCCCACACCCCAATCCCTCAACCTTTTACCGAAACAGTAGCGGGAAACCTGCTTAGTTATTGTTTGAACTGTGGATTACCGCTTGAATACCTCAtatgtttatttgtgtgtttggGAGCACGTGTGGAAAATGTCAGCATAGAGCACCAAGCAAATTGTTAACTGCAGCGTTTAGCCGATTAAACTCAACGTTTTAAATCGTGGAGTTGAGTTGCCTATGCAGTTGTGACATGCTAGTGTGGATTTACTGTTTAGCTATATCCGTGCCATTAAACTAAATGCGTGTTCCCGTTTGCTATGTTAATGACCAACTGTCCTCATATAATTCACTGGTTCATTTTAGTGGTGAAACGAGGAGTGTACCTAGCTAACAGGACTGTTTGCGTAAACCAATCTCAGTGTTTGGTTAGCAGCTAACCAGAGtgagttagctaacgttacatggaTTCGCTTGAAAGTAGTTACAAAAACGACACAACCCAAACGACATAGCTTCCTCTCTAAATACCATTCTGGCAATTCCTCATAACATTACCTTGACAAATGACAGGAATTCTCTCCAATAAGAGTACCGTTAAAGTTAGCTAGCCTAGGTTGGTTAGATAGCCAGCTAATGCTAACTGACGATTGTTTGTTGAGACAGCACCTGCTACATACTGCTTAGTAGCAGGTACAAGGGTAACGTCATGCTATATCAACTAACAGTCAACGTATTTGAATGGGGTATTTATCTAGATAACTGGTTATTTCTTACCGGACTtgagagctagctagctactttactTCATTTCTTCTCATCATATCCCTCCGCGTTATCCGTCTACCTAGCAACCAAACGTTTTTTTTAACATACATTTGCCATAAACGATTCCACCACTGTCGCAATTGCACACAAAGCACCCAACTGGTTTCAAGTGTCCTTGCCACTGAGCCTATCGTCATATCCCTGCTAGCTGGTTATCAAATTCCTCAAAACGAAACTTACCATAATTACAACAGTATGCTGATCGAATTTGTAGCCATTTTAATGTAAAATAACCTGTAATGGAATACATAATTTGCTTAACGAAGGCAATGCACACGTTCTCTCTATTCTGGAAAGTCCGTCAATTTTAAATCGTGTAATGTTCCCACTTTTCTAGTGGGAAATTGGTTTAGCAAATCGAAACATTTGTTTGTGTACACAAGGTTTATTTATTACACAACTCGTTTATAATTTCTTAGAACTTGTAACGGTGCACCGAATGACGAATAAAGTGAACCCCGTTGTCTACACTCACAGTCTTCCAGGAAATATAACTTGATTGGTTGAAATGCCTATACTTTGCGTCATCCTCTCAATCCACCAATGGTGTGCTGTAAACGCGGGGATGTAATTGTTTGGATTTGGGTAGAAGGGCAGTTTATTTCCTGATAGTGTTTTGCTATCTATGTTATTGATCTACTGTTTGCTATGTAGGTAATATTACATTTTCTTAGCTATCAGCGTCCAGGTAAGCATTCTGCCTTATATTTTACTCTCTGAAAGTCGGAAATCTTCACTGTCGTGTAACAGTTTATATGTTATTCACGTAACGGTTGTGATGTCGCTAaactagctagttaactagcCAAAATGTTGCTAGATAAAGTAACTGAATAATTATCTGATCAAACTGGACATGCCAACGGGCTGTAAAAAAACATAGCTATCAAGTGTCTAACGTTATCTAGCTAACCCTACTGGGCTAACTGTTGTGTCAACATGCATGCAAGCATCATGCATTCCATTGTATGGTTAATTGGTctccatagctagctagctagctagacaaacAAGAGCCTGCCTCAACATGACCAGTGCCATGTTCCTTCTTTACTTTAGATGTTTTACTAGGTTTTGTGAAACCATAGAGTCCGCTGTAACGTTAGACATGGGGGAGCCCAAGACGCCCAAATTTGGGTCCATAGAAGAAGAACTGAGTTTCTGGAAGGAGCAGTCAGACAAACACCAGCAAAGGTAAGGAATTCTACCAATGGTTGGTAGCTCGCAGCCGAACTGGTTGGCCTAGATGTGTGGATAATGGATAGAAGTGAAACAATCTGAATATGTATCTCTGAAGTTGTCCGTAAGTGTATATCTAGGAAGTTTATCATATATCAATCCTAAacggtcatggctagaagggatccagcttaacgtcaaaagtgtgtttttttgtgtgtgtgtttagctaaCTCTAAACCTTTTCCTTACTTTAAGCaatttctcctaacctgctgtgtaagttctcctaacgtgctacgaaaagtcaaatctgatgttaatttgacaaaagctggatcccttctagccatgaccatCCTAACTTCACCCTGTAACAGAGGAAAAAATTGAATCTAATCCTAGATCAGAATTCAGTGGCGATTTCCTTCTACATAGTTTAGCTATGAAGGTTAGACGTGTTTGTGTCCAGGGCTGAGGAGGCACAGGAGGAGTTGCAGGAGTTCCAGCAAATGAGTAGGGACTATGAGGCGGAGCTGGAGATAGAGCTGAAGCAGTGTGAAGCACGGAACAGAGAACTACTGTCCAACAACAACCGGTTACGCATGGAACTGGAGAACATCCAGGTTAGAACCTAGAACACCTGTATTGTCAAGGCCAACACTACTCATATTCTGTAGTCTTGCATTGCATCACCACGTCATATTATCTCGTATACTCTGCATCCCATCACGTAAAGTTTGGGCTCCATATTCTGTATGTTTTGGTAGACTTCAAAGCGCCTTCTGTGTCTTGAGTTGTCTAGTAGTACACACACGGTCACACTAGATCATAGCCACCATCACCAGAGGCCCTGTGTGTTCATTACCACGGAGCATCTGACTTCTGAGCAACTATTTATACTGCTGAGTCCAGAGGGAAGGTTAAAGTCATTGAATACTTGATTGTGCTAAAAGCCTTCATTTCTGGGGACAGTCAAGGACAAGCCTGTGAAGGGGGAACATAATCTAAGGCCAGAAATGAACAGCAGACATGCATCAAAAAGAAGTGTTCTGTGTTTTTGCAGGAGAAGTACGAGGCACAGCACTCTGAAGCGTTTAGGCAGATCTCATTGTTGGAGGGAGACCTGGAAGAGACCACAGCGGTCAAGGACCAACTCCAGAAGTACATCAGAGAGCTGGAGCAGTCCAACGACGACCTGGAGAGGGCCAAGAGGTCAGTCTGGACACTTTGACCTCGACTTGGTTGTTATTATTGTGGCGTAATGACACTGACTGTTGTTATGTTGATGAGGGACTTTCAATAACTATGTAAAAAAAAGCCTGTCTCTGCTGGGTTGTCATTGTATTGTAactctgaagtgtctgtctgacaCTTCTTTATCCAATCACCCTAATGAGATTGGTGTGTGTCTTGCCAATGTGTCCAGCCAATGTGTACCCATTTTGTCACAAACTTCATAGGCCTTCACAGATTCAACCATGTCTGTCCTTCCACTCACCCTGGAGGTTAGGATGTAATTTAAGATGTAACCATAGTAACTGACTGACCAATGTCCTGTCTCGCAGGGCGACCATCATGTCCCTGGAGGACTTTGAGCAGAGGATGAACCACGTGATCGAAAGGAACGCCTTCCTGGAGAGTGAGCTGGACGAAAAGGAAAACCTTCTGGAGTCTGTCCAGAGACTAAAGGATGAGGCCagaggtttgtgtgtgtaaggggggggggggtacagaggtcagtgtgtttctctgtgtgtgagagagagaagccagAGGTGAGTCAGTGGAACAAGAAACTCAAAAAGGTTTTCATTTCATGTTCTAATCAAGAACAGCTGATTTTGCCAGATTTAGTTACCAGTTTCAAAAATATGTGCAATTTGATAGTTGACTGACATTGTAATATCAGGATGATCCAGCCTTGCCCATTGTATTCCTCAAAAAGTAAGCAGAGCAAATGTGAGATTGAGTTTGGCATTATGTGTAGAATTTACAGGAATAAAAGTCCTGGCTCAAGTCCCGTACTGTTTATTAATGGTCTTCAAGCTTATATATC includes:
- the LOC110493499 gene encoding nuclear distribution protein nudE homolog 1 isoform X1, whose amino-acid sequence is MTSAMFLLYFRCFTRFCETIESAVTLDMGEPKTPKFGSIEEELSFWKEQSDKHQQRAEEAQEELQEFQQMSRDYEAELEIELKQCEARNRELLSNNNRLRMELENIQEKYEAQHSEAFRQISLLEGDLEETTAVKDQLQKYIRELEQSNDDLERAKRATIMSLEDFEQRMNHVIERNAFLESELDEKENLLESVQRLKDEARDLRQELAVQQVQERRPPSSLSKEKDRTESSSRSTILTTPSKPLGTFPATPASSIRRGDNLTGTPLSTSARISALNIVGELLRKVGNLESKLASCRDFVYDTSPKRPSLPLCPGTPSAIEGGTEIQACSMSPPHYDSLVKRLEFGPAPPRGISSHGTQSPSGGVKILL
- the LOC110493499 gene encoding nuclear distribution protein nudE homolog 1 isoform X2, which encodes MGEPKTPKFGSIEEELSFWKEQSDKHQQRAEEAQEELQEFQQMSRDYEAELEIELKQCEARNRELLSNNNRLRMELENIQEKYEAQHSEAFRQISLLEGDLEETTAVKDQLQKYIRELEQSNDDLERAKRATIMSLEDFEQRMNHVIERNAFLESELDEKENLLESVQRLKDEARDLRQELAVQQVQERRPPSSLSKEKDRTESSSRSTILTTPSKPLGTFPATPASSIRRGDNLTGTPLSTSARISALNIVGELLRKVGNLESKLASCRDFVYDTSPKRPSLPLCPGTPSAIEGGTEIQACSMSPPHYDSLVKRLEFGPAPPRGISSHGTQSPSGGVKILL